In the Variovorax sp. S12S4 genome, one interval contains:
- a CDS encoding helix-turn-helix transcriptional regulator, with translation MHEVHIKPQWTIRQPDGAALAPRVIELLVKVLEHGSLSSACTEAGVSYRHAWELIRQGEAMFGQPLVAMQRGKGSSLTPLGEKLVWADRRITARLSPLLDSLASELGAEIEKLIPTAPNLLRIHASHGFAIEALHGFLAAAQVPGDLRYCGSEEAVASLHHGSCDVAGFHVPLGAFEAEAVTHYGAWLNADTQKVIGMATRHQGLMVAPGNPKKIYSLADLARPDVRFINRQAGSGTRYLFDLQLREQGIAPESIKGYEQCEFTHAAVAAFVASGMADAGYGVETPARQFKLDFISNQVERYFLLCDERSLAAPIVQRMLDILRSDAYQQAVNRLPGYQAVNCGRVLSLSEAFSSLGNQAASIESRGHRSANRLA, from the coding sequence ATGCATGAAGTGCACATCAAGCCGCAATGGACCATTCGCCAGCCCGATGGCGCAGCCCTGGCGCCGCGGGTGATCGAGCTGCTGGTGAAGGTGCTGGAGCACGGCAGCCTGTCCAGCGCCTGCACGGAGGCCGGCGTGTCCTACCGCCATGCCTGGGAGCTCATTCGCCAGGGCGAAGCCATGTTCGGCCAGCCGCTCGTGGCCATGCAGCGGGGCAAGGGCTCCAGCCTCACGCCGCTTGGCGAAAAGCTGGTGTGGGCAGACCGCCGCATCACCGCGCGCCTGTCGCCCTTGCTCGATTCGCTGGCCTCCGAGCTGGGCGCTGAAATAGAAAAGCTGATTCCCACCGCGCCCAACTTGCTGCGCATTCATGCCAGCCACGGTTTTGCCATCGAGGCGTTGCACGGCTTCCTGGCCGCGGCGCAGGTGCCGGGCGATTTGCGCTACTGCGGCAGCGAAGAGGCTGTGGCCTCGCTGCATCACGGCAGTTGCGACGTGGCGGGTTTTCATGTGCCGCTCGGCGCGTTCGAGGCCGAAGCCGTCACCCACTACGGCGCCTGGCTCAACGCCGATACGCAGAAGGTCATCGGCATGGCAACCCGCCACCAGGGCCTGATGGTCGCGCCCGGCAACCCGAAAAAGATCTACTCGCTGGCCGACCTGGCGCGCCCCGATGTGCGCTTCATCAACCGGCAGGCGGGATCAGGCACGCGCTACCTGTTCGATCTTCAGTTGCGCGAGCAGGGCATTGCGCCCGAATCGATCAAGGGCTACGAGCAATGCGAGTTCACGCACGCGGCCGTGGCCGCCTTCGTGGCCAGCGGCATGGCCGACGCGGGCTACGGCGTGGAAACACCCGCGCGGCAGTTCAAGCTGGACTTCATCTCCAACCAGGTGGAGCGCTACTTTCTGCTGTGCGACGAACGCTCGCTCGCCGCGCCCATCGTGCAGCGCATGCTGGACATTCTGCGCAGCGATGCCTATCAGCAGGCGGTGAACCGGCTGCCGGGCTACCAGGCGGTGAACTGCGGCCGTGTGCTGTCGCTCTCCGAGGCGTTCAGTTCATTGGGCAATCAAGCCGCTTCGATCGAAAGCCGGGGCCACCGCTCGGCAAACCGCTTGGCCTGA
- a CDS encoding nucleotidyltransferase family protein, whose product MVAASDPLMAALHAVRSLQLRSWCIGAGAIRSLVWDTLHGFDDRSPVEDMDVVYFDAKASPEHDAHLEEQLRSAMPNLCWEVTNQAGVHRWFADALGQVVAPLASLEEGVATWPEFATCVGVYLNDDGTLGVVAPHGLDDLFGLRVRHNPQRASAATYRERVQAKRFAERWPRLSIEAA is encoded by the coding sequence ATGGTGGCCGCATCAGACCCGCTGATGGCCGCGCTGCATGCGGTCCGCTCGCTTCAACTCCGGTCCTGGTGCATCGGTGCCGGCGCCATCCGCTCGTTGGTTTGGGACACCCTTCATGGCTTCGACGACCGCTCGCCCGTCGAAGACATGGACGTCGTGTACTTCGACGCCAAGGCGAGTCCCGAGCACGATGCCCATCTCGAAGAGCAGCTTCGCTCAGCCATGCCAAACCTCTGCTGGGAAGTCACGAACCAGGCCGGCGTCCATCGCTGGTTTGCCGACGCCCTCGGCCAGGTTGTTGCGCCACTTGCCTCGCTTGAAGAAGGCGTTGCGACGTGGCCGGAGTTCGCGACGTGCGTTGGCGTGTACCTCAACGACGACGGAACACTGGGCGTCGTTGCTCCGCATGGGCTCGACGACCTTTTCGGGCTGCGCGTTCGGCACAACCCGCAGAGGGCAAGCGCTGCGACCTACCGCGAGCGCGTTCAGGCCAAGCGGTTTGCCGAGCGGTGGCCCCGGCTTTCGATCGAAGCGGCTTGA
- a CDS encoding DinB family protein, translating into MTDTRNIRMLTRYTAWANSRLFSALAELPKSEAAASALGDMVKTLNHAYVVDLIWKAHLEGERHGFTWRNTEVMPSLGELRDAQALIDDWYIDYADRISGTAHDEVVHFEFVDGGSGAMTCGDMVLHVVNHKTYHRGYVAQMLYQASVRPPTMDLPVFLRDVPPVL; encoded by the coding sequence TTGACCGACACCCGCAACATCCGCATGCTCACGCGCTACACGGCCTGGGCAAACTCGCGCCTCTTCAGCGCGCTGGCCGAATTGCCCAAAAGCGAGGCAGCTGCATCCGCATTGGGCGACATGGTCAAGACGCTGAATCACGCCTATGTGGTCGACCTGATCTGGAAGGCTCATCTCGAAGGAGAACGCCATGGCTTCACTTGGCGCAATACGGAAGTGATGCCAAGCCTTGGGGAGCTTCGCGATGCACAGGCGCTCATCGACGACTGGTACATCGACTACGCCGACCGGATCTCCGGCACGGCGCACGATGAAGTGGTGCACTTCGAGTTCGTCGACGGCGGCTCAGGCGCGATGACCTGCGGCGACATGGTGCTCCATGTGGTGAATCACAAGACCTATCACCGCGGATACGTGGCGCAGATGCTTTACCAGGCATCGGTTCGTCCCCCGACGATGGACTTGCCGGTGTTCTTGAGGGATGTTCCGCCTGTTCTTTGA
- a CDS encoding LysR family transcriptional regulator — MDLKLLSIFDEVYKTRSVSRAGDHLGMPQSSISIALARLRRHFGDPLFVRTSDGMQPTPHATSLVAPIRQALELLRAVTRQQAIFDPAKADRTFRVCMTGITHLVLLPDLMNRLNAVAPSIRVEITHISAQTPKMLESGDADLAVGFMPELEAGFYQQKLFDQRFVCVVRKDHPRIQSRLTPGMFKRENHVVVSATGAGNELVERELARLGVQRNVSLHLPDFLGIGALIAQTELMITVPARVAETLLRIASVKVFPPPFKLAGFAIKQHWHERYQHDPSNKWLRSVISDLFLEQ; from the coding sequence ATGGACCTGAAACTGCTGAGCATCTTCGACGAGGTCTACAAGACCCGCAGCGTCTCTCGCGCGGGCGATCACCTCGGCATGCCGCAGTCGTCCATCAGCATCGCCTTGGCACGGCTGCGGCGGCACTTCGGCGACCCGCTCTTCGTTCGCACGTCCGACGGCATGCAACCGACGCCGCACGCCACTTCGTTGGTGGCTCCGATCCGGCAGGCACTGGAGCTGCTGCGTGCCGTCACGCGGCAGCAGGCCATCTTCGATCCGGCAAAGGCCGACCGCACTTTTCGCGTGTGCATGACCGGCATTACCCACCTTGTACTTCTGCCCGACCTCATGAACCGCCTGAATGCGGTTGCGCCGTCGATCCGCGTCGAGATCACCCACATTTCAGCTCAGACACCCAAGATGCTCGAATCGGGCGATGCAGACTTGGCCGTGGGCTTCATGCCGGAACTGGAGGCAGGCTTCTACCAGCAAAAGCTCTTCGACCAGCGCTTCGTATGCGTCGTGCGAAAAGACCACCCTCGTATCCAGTCTCGCCTTACTCCAGGCATGTTCAAGCGAGAGAACCACGTGGTGGTGTCAGCCACAGGAGCAGGAAACGAACTCGTCGAACGCGAACTCGCGCGGCTTGGCGTACAAAGAAACGTCAGCCTGCACCTTCCGGATTTTCTGGGCATAGGCGCGCTGATTGCGCAGACGGAGTTGATGATCACCGTGCCTGCCCGCGTGGCCGAGACTTTGCTGCGAATTGCCAGCGTGAAGGTTTTTCCGCCTCCTTTCAAGCTGGCGGGCTTCGCCATCAAGCAACATTGGCACGAGCGGTACCAGCATGACCCTTCCAACAAGTGGCTGAGATCGGTCATCTCCGATCTCTTTCTGGAGCAATAG
- a CDS encoding histidine phosphatase family protein has product MNRAAVCMLLASALVLGCAPGPGQTDTGWGALRNGDVVVFRHAEAPGIGDPPGMRLDDCSTQRNLDDTGRKQARRIGERFRERGIAVSTVLTSEWCRARDTATLAFPAIKARVDSAFNSLFSDRSREPEQSERARALLLAWRGPGVLVVTTHQANISALTGVAPASGEGVVMRSRQGALAVVGTLPTDGQ; this is encoded by the coding sequence ATGAACCGCGCTGCCGTATGCATGCTGCTGGCCAGTGCCCTTGTGCTGGGCTGCGCGCCAGGCCCGGGCCAGACCGACACCGGGTGGGGCGCGCTGCGCAATGGCGATGTCGTTGTGTTCAGGCATGCCGAGGCACCTGGAATCGGAGACCCGCCCGGCATGCGCCTGGACGACTGCAGCACCCAGCGCAACCTTGACGACACGGGTCGCAAGCAGGCGCGCCGCATCGGCGAGCGGTTTCGCGAACGCGGCATTGCAGTGTCTACCGTGCTTACGTCCGAATGGTGCCGTGCGCGCGATACCGCTACCTTGGCCTTCCCCGCCATCAAGGCTCGTGTCGACAGTGCATTCAATTCGCTGTTCTCCGATCGATCGCGCGAACCCGAGCAGAGCGAGCGTGCGCGGGCGCTGCTCCTGGCCTGGCGCGGCCCGGGTGTACTCGTGGTGACCACGCACCAGGCCAACATCAGTGCGCTGACGGGCGTCGCGCCGGCGTCTGGCGAAGGCGTGGTCATGCGATCGCGCCAGGGCGCCTTGGCGGTGGTGGGCACGCTACCCACCGACGGGCAATGA
- a CDS encoding alpha/beta fold hydrolase, producing the protein MQTANIYAEQGGEGPDLLLMLHGMGATGAVWSPMCGMAGTRWAGRWLALDLPGHGRSGRQDSYAIGQYAATVARAALPHVDPAGRLVVLGHSLGGVIALALATGWFGVAPHRVFGAGIKAAWSDDELRRMDTLASQPAKKFSTEEEARERYVKVSGLAGIADASAAAAARGVERDADGWRLAMDPRANAVGKPPLSELMALARCPVHLGRGRDDALVTMEQTRALDPDARDLGPHGHNVMIEAPEAVWDWVASFT; encoded by the coding sequence ATGCAAACAGCGAACATTTACGCGGAACAAGGCGGCGAAGGCCCCGACCTGCTTCTCATGCTGCATGGCATGGGCGCAACCGGCGCCGTGTGGTCGCCCATGTGCGGCATGGCTGGCACCCGCTGGGCCGGCCGCTGGCTCGCGCTGGACTTGCCCGGCCATGGCCGCTCTGGCCGGCAAGACTCTTATGCAATTGGCCAATACGCCGCAACTGTTGCGCGCGCCGCACTTCCGCACGTCGACCCCGCAGGTCGGCTGGTAGTGCTCGGGCATTCGCTGGGCGGAGTGATCGCCCTCGCACTGGCCACCGGCTGGTTCGGCGTGGCACCGCACCGGGTCTTTGGGGCCGGCATCAAGGCAGCATGGAGCGACGATGAACTGCGCCGCATGGACACGCTGGCATCGCAACCCGCAAAGAAGTTTTCCACGGAAGAAGAGGCGCGGGAGAGATACGTGAAGGTTTCAGGCCTTGCGGGAATCGCCGATGCATCGGCGGCTGCCGCTGCAAGAGGCGTGGAGCGCGACGCCGATGGATGGCGCCTGGCGATGGACCCACGGGCCAATGCAGTCGGCAAACCGCCGCTGTCCGAACTGATGGCGCTGGCCCGCTGCCCCGTTCACCTTGGCCGGGGACGCGACGATGCTTTGGTGACGATGGAGCAGACCCGCGCGCTCGACCCTGATGCACGCGACCTCGGGCCGCACGGCCACAACGTGATGATCGAGGCGCCCGAAGCGGTTTGGGACTGGGTCGCTTCGTTCACCTGA
- a CDS encoding 1-deoxy-D-xylulose-5-phosphate synthase produces MKSRIMYIEAKTGGLTGPARIGRVTSSKSGATLYYGGKAFCSLKGDGFKSNYYDVETGEHYWISGPRKDGKDALYATHIKPAIDDDARDEYWSKIRGHVPPESEGRR; encoded by the coding sequence ATGAAAAGCCGCATCATGTACATCGAAGCGAAGACGGGCGGGCTGACAGGGCCGGCCCGCATAGGCCGCGTCACCAGTTCCAAATCTGGCGCAACGCTCTACTACGGAGGCAAGGCGTTCTGCAGCCTCAAGGGCGACGGTTTCAAATCGAACTACTACGACGTTGAAACCGGCGAGCACTACTGGATCTCTGGTCCCAGGAAGGACGGGAAAGACGCCCTGTATGCAACGCACATCAAGCCAGCCATAGACGACGACGCTCGAGATGAGTACTGGTCGAAGATCCGTGGGCACGTCCCACCGGAGAGCGAGGGCCGCCGCTGA
- a CDS encoding 2'-5' RNA ligase family protein translates to MAISAFIVPVPSAEALVGDLRRRFDATTELGVPAHITVLVPFMDPRHITPAVLERAQTVLNTVAAFSFSLNTVACFPTTAYVSPQSAEPFIRMTKALVEAFPDFQPYGGEHQGIIPHLTVAHGDAAEASAVAAELQSRLDALGAVTADCTSVMLIENSTGRWEELHVFDLPKGER, encoded by the coding sequence ATGGCGATATCCGCATTCATTGTTCCGGTGCCCTCGGCCGAAGCGCTCGTTGGAGACCTGCGCCGGCGTTTCGATGCGACCACCGAGCTGGGAGTGCCTGCGCATATCACCGTGCTCGTGCCGTTCATGGACCCTCGGCACATCACACCTGCCGTATTGGAGCGGGCGCAAACCGTGTTGAACACAGTTGCCGCGTTCTCCTTCTCGCTGAATACCGTGGCGTGCTTTCCGACCACCGCGTATGTCTCACCGCAATCGGCCGAGCCCTTCATCAGGATGACCAAAGCGCTCGTGGAGGCTTTTCCGGATTTTCAGCCTTACGGCGGAGAGCACCAAGGCATCATTCCGCACCTCACGGTGGCCCATGGTGACGCGGCCGAAGCCAGTGCAGTCGCCGCTGAGCTGCAGAGCCGGCTCGATGCACTCGGTGCTGTCACCGCAGATTGCACTTCGGTCATGCTGATCGAAAACTCGACCGGCCGATGGGAAGAGTTGCACGTCTTTGATCTTCCCAAGGGTGAGCGCTGA
- a CDS encoding phosphocholine-specific phospholipase C, with amino-acid sequence MTTRRKFLQSATGTGIAAATLATFPPSIRRALAIPAHHDTGTIKDVKHVVLLMQENRSFDSYFGTFKGVRGYGDRFAIPAPNGKTIFHQTYTKTSPPSTYVPYRLDESKGNAQRAGSTPHSWSDSQAAWDHGRMFKWPDSKNLLSMGYYDTAEVPFQRALAEAFTLCDHYHCGMHTGTIANRLFYWSGTNGPNGTSPVDGSKVQLAVLNNQFNAGNDIGASTEGWTWTTYADRLEKAGVKWKVYQSLIDNFGCNEMMSFRHWRTAIEQMPEARRPVYVPATDITQPVTAAGPFYDPAIDDPLSPLAKGFGNTMPYGFLETFREDIRNGTLPAVSWIISPSAYSEHPGPSSPAKGGWYVQEVLDALTSNPEVWSKTVLLINFDENDGFFDHLPSPAAPSRNPDGTLAGATTMAEADVAVEYHNYTPATPRQPAMDGRPYGPGPRVPMWVVSPWSRGGWVNSQVCDHTSTLMFLEKCFGVAEPQISKYRRAVCSDLTSAFNFERPNDEPLPTLAGRKTKAEADALTAAQQTMPSIVPTADAALPVQATGVRPSRALPYELHTSARSDSLNGRVQLLFANSGKAAAVFHVYDKLHLSDSLPRRYAVEPGKQLDGYWNAMTDNAGLYDLWVLGPNGFHRQFKGDLNRLRAGGAAAPEIRVGYDARRGDIYLQMRNDGRRDCRFTVQSNKAYPRPDAYQAGGKGRHEDREDDDNDRRHDNNGNNNHGDHGNNGIYRPHPDGSWRVRVKGGGDTAMRWSLDASGQWYDFVVTCDADPSFYRRFAGRIETGRHSVSDPAMGLPDRF; translated from the coding sequence ATGACCACACGTCGCAAGTTTCTCCAGAGCGCCACGGGCACCGGCATTGCAGCCGCCACGCTGGCCACCTTTCCGCCCAGCATTCGCCGCGCGCTGGCCATTCCGGCGCACCACGACACCGGCACCATCAAGGACGTGAAGCACGTCGTCCTGCTGATGCAGGAGAACCGGTCATTCGACAGCTACTTCGGCACCTTCAAGGGCGTGCGCGGCTATGGCGACCGCTTTGCCATTCCGGCGCCCAACGGCAAGACCATCTTCCACCAGACCTATACCAAGACATCGCCGCCCAGCACCTATGTGCCCTACCGCCTGGACGAGAGCAAGGGCAACGCGCAGCGCGCGGGAAGCACGCCGCACAGCTGGTCCGATTCGCAGGCCGCTTGGGACCATGGCCGCATGTTCAAGTGGCCGGACTCGAAGAACCTGCTGTCGATGGGCTACTACGACACCGCGGAAGTGCCGTTCCAGCGTGCGCTGGCCGAGGCCTTTACGCTGTGCGACCACTACCACTGCGGCATGCACACCGGCACCATTGCCAATCGCCTGTTCTACTGGAGCGGCACCAATGGCCCCAACGGCACCAGCCCGGTCGATGGAAGCAAGGTGCAGCTGGCGGTGCTCAACAACCAGTTCAACGCGGGCAACGACATTGGCGCCTCCACCGAAGGCTGGACCTGGACCACCTATGCCGACCGGCTCGAAAAGGCCGGCGTCAAATGGAAGGTCTACCAGAGCCTGATCGACAACTTCGGCTGCAACGAGATGATGAGCTTCAGGCACTGGCGCACCGCCATCGAGCAGATGCCCGAAGCCCGCCGCCCCGTGTACGTGCCCGCCACGGACATCACGCAGCCGGTGACCGCCGCGGGGCCGTTTTATGACCCTGCCATCGACGACCCGCTCAGCCCGCTGGCCAAGGGCTTCGGCAACACCATGCCGTATGGCTTTCTCGAAACCTTCCGTGAAGACATCCGCAACGGCACCTTGCCGGCAGTGTCGTGGATCATTTCGCCGTCTGCCTACAGCGAGCACCCCGGCCCTTCGAGCCCGGCCAAGGGCGGCTGGTATGTGCAGGAAGTGCTGGACGCACTCACCTCCAACCCCGAGGTGTGGAGCAAGACCGTGCTGCTCATCAACTTCGACGAGAACGACGGCTTCTTCGACCACCTGCCTTCGCCCGCGGCACCGTCGCGCAACCCCGACGGAACGCTCGCCGGTGCCACCACCATGGCCGAGGCCGACGTGGCCGTCGAATATCACAACTACACGCCGGCCACGCCGCGGCAGCCCGCCATGGACGGCCGCCCCTACGGCCCCGGCCCGCGCGTGCCGATGTGGGTGGTTTCTCCGTGGAGCCGCGGCGGCTGGGTCAACTCGCAGGTGTGCGACCACACCTCGACGCTCATGTTCCTGGAAAAGTGCTTTGGCGTGGCCGAACCGCAAATCAGCAAATACCGCCGCGCCGTGTGCAGCGACCTCACCAGCGCCTTCAACTTCGAGCGGCCCAACGACGAGCCCTTGCCCACCCTGGCAGGCCGCAAGACCAAGGCAGAGGCCGATGCGCTCACCGCCGCGCAGCAGACCATGCCGAGCATCGTGCCCACGGCCGACGCCGCATTGCCGGTGCAGGCGACCGGTGTGCGGCCCTCGCGCGCGCTGCCCTACGAGCTGCATACCAGCGCGCGCAGCGATTCGCTCAACGGCCGCGTTCAGCTGCTGTTTGCCAACAGCGGCAAGGCGGCCGCGGTGTTCCACGTGTACGACAAGCTGCACCTGTCGGACAGCCTTCCGCGCCGCTATGCGGTAGAGCCCGGCAAGCAGCTCGACGGCTACTGGAACGCCATGACCGACAACGCCGGGCTGTACGACCTGTGGGTGCTCGGCCCCAACGGCTTTCACCGCCAGTTCAAGGGCGACCTGAACCGGCTGCGCGCCGGCGGTGCGGCCGCGCCCGAAATTCGCGTGGGCTACGACGCGCGCCGCGGCGACATCTACCTGCAGATGCGCAACGACGGCCGGCGCGATTGCCGCTTTACCGTGCAGTCGAACAAGGCCTACCCGCGACCCGACGCCTACCAGGCCGGAGGCAAGGGCCGCCACGAAGACCGCGAAGACGACGACAACGACCGCCGCCACGACAACAACGGAAACAACAACCACGGCGACCACGGCAACAACGGCATCTACCGCCCCCACCCCGACGGCTCATGGCGCGTTCGCGTCAAGGGCGGCGGCGACACCGCCATGCGCTGGAGCCTGGACGCCAGTGGCCAGTGGTACGACTTTGTGGTGACCTGCGATGCCGACCCGTCCTTCTACCGGCGCTTTGCCGGCCGCATCGAGACGGGCCGGCATTCGGTGAGCGATCCGGCCATGGGGCTGCCAGACCGCTTCTGA
- a CDS encoding alpha/beta hydrolase, whose protein sequence is MRQLGRTLRAFVFVGGWALVLGMSSCGGGGGGGGGAVFPIAAVGTPPPPPSDTPAAPPSPPPPPPAEPVDPPPATSRVVSDSIASAKTGASYPLEIYLPASYDGSSTRYPIIYAMDGDAIFNPPGTRFSNFKDILESRGTQAILVGIGGTSRREQDYTLPGARAYHDFLTQELVPFIEAKYRADTGRRMLTGLSLSGSMAGIALFLEGAAGSLTFSHFLSFEGAYSYQGPEYENLEQQMHDALNGRPLPATLILTRCSDPVECNSGPVDSIFRRLQGRVYQGLTVEETTYSTTHTATDIPSFTDSVAKLLP, encoded by the coding sequence ATGCGGCAACTTGGACGAACGCTGCGCGCGTTCGTATTCGTTGGGGGCTGGGCGTTGGTGCTCGGCATGTCGAGCTGCGGCGGCGGAGGTGGCGGAGGTGGTGGCGCGGTGTTTCCCATTGCGGCCGTGGGTACCCCGCCGCCGCCGCCGAGCGATACGCCCGCCGCGCCGCCTTCACCGCCGCCGCCCCCACCTGCTGAGCCGGTCGATCCGCCTCCGGCAACCAGCCGCGTGGTTTCCGACAGCATTGCCTCGGCCAAGACCGGCGCAAGCTATCCGCTCGAGATCTATCTGCCCGCTTCTTACGACGGCAGTTCAACGCGCTACCCCATCATCTACGCGATGGACGGCGACGCGATCTTCAACCCGCCGGGCACGCGCTTTTCCAACTTCAAAGACATTCTCGAAAGCCGCGGAACGCAGGCGATCCTGGTCGGCATTGGCGGCACGTCGCGCCGCGAGCAGGACTACACCTTGCCCGGCGCCAGGGCGTATCACGACTTTCTGACGCAAGAGCTGGTGCCGTTCATCGAAGCGAAGTACCGCGCCGACACAGGCAGGCGCATGCTCACCGGCCTGTCGCTGAGCGGGAGCATGGCGGGCATTGCGCTCTTTCTCGAAGGGGCGGCGGGCAGCTTGACGTTCTCGCACTTCCTGTCGTTCGAAGGCGCGTATTCGTACCAGGGACCGGAGTACGAAAACCTCGAGCAGCAAATGCACGACGCACTCAACGGCCGGCCCCTGCCCGCCACACTCATTCTTACGCGCTGCAGCGACCCGGTCGAGTGCAACTCGGGCCCTGTCGACTCGATATTCAGGCGGCTGCAGGGGCGCGTGTACCAGGGCCTTACGGTGGAAGAAACCACCTACTCGACCACGCACACCGCAACCGATATTCCGTCGTTCACGGATTCGGTTGCGAAGCTGCTGCCTTAG
- the dkgB gene encoding 2,5-didehydrogluconate reductase DkgB, whose protein sequence is MTTDNTIPAFGLGTFRLKGQVVIDSVKNGLDLGYRLIDTAQIYGNEAEVGQAIAESGVPRGKLFITTKIWTDNYAKDKLVPSLKESLARLRTDHVDLTLIHWPSPGNAVPVAEFMGALADARAQGLTRQIGISNFNIALMKEAIAAVGAQNIATNQIELHPYLQNRKVAEFAKSQGIHITSYMTLAYGKVLADPVIEAIAKAHNATTAQVVLAWAMQLGYAVIPSSTRRANLESNLKAQQLRLEDAEMAQIAALDRGERLTDPAGLSPAWD, encoded by the coding sequence ATGACAACCGACAACACCATTCCCGCCTTCGGCCTTGGCACCTTTCGCCTGAAGGGCCAAGTGGTGATCGACTCGGTGAAGAACGGGCTCGACCTGGGCTACCGACTGATCGACACGGCGCAGATCTACGGCAACGAGGCCGAGGTGGGCCAGGCCATCGCCGAAAGCGGCGTGCCGCGCGGCAAGCTCTTCATCACGACCAAGATCTGGACGGACAACTACGCAAAAGACAAGCTGGTGCCCAGCCTGAAAGAAAGCCTTGCCAGGCTGCGCACAGACCATGTCGACCTGACGCTCATCCATTGGCCCTCGCCCGGCAACGCGGTGCCGGTGGCGGAGTTCATGGGCGCGCTGGCCGACGCCAGGGCGCAGGGGCTCACGCGGCAGATCGGCATTTCCAACTTCAACATCGCGCTGATGAAGGAGGCTATTGCGGCAGTGGGCGCGCAGAACATTGCCACCAACCAGATCGAGCTGCACCCCTACCTGCAGAACCGCAAGGTGGCAGAGTTTGCGAAGAGCCAGGGCATTCACATCACCTCTTACATGACGCTGGCCTACGGCAAGGTGCTGGCCGACCCGGTGATCGAGGCGATTGCGAAGGCGCACAACGCAACCACCGCGCAGGTGGTGCTGGCGTGGGCCATGCAGCTGGGCTACGCGGTCATTCCGTCATCGACCCGACGCGCCAACCTCGAGAGCAACCTGAAGGCGCAGCAGTTGCGGCTGGAGGATGCCGAGATGGCGCAGATTGCGGCACTCGACCGCGGCGAGCGGCTGACCGACCCCGCGGGCCTTTCGCCCGCATGGGATTGA